In Actinomycetota bacterium, the DNA window ATGGATCGCGGAATCGTGCTCACCGGTGGCGGAGCGCTCCTGCGCGGACTCGATGAGCGGCTGCGCCACGAAACAGGCATGCCGATTCTGATCGCGGATCGTCCTTTGGACTGTGTTGCGCTCGGATCTGGCAAGTGCGTCGAGGAGTTCGACGCACTTCAGGCAGTCCTCGTCTCCGAGCCTCGGCGATAGGGCGGCTGGTCTTCAGACCTGCCGTTTATTCACATGTTGCAGCGCCGCGCCAGGGTGGTCATTGCGATCCTGGTGGTCATCACGCTGACCTTTGCGATCCTTGATCTGCGCGGTGGCAAAGGCCCCTTTGCCACGTTTCGATCTGTTGTCGGCACTGCACTTGGCGGAGTCGAACGTGCTGGTGCCACAGTATTTTCACCCATTCTTGGCATCGGCAGCTGGTGGGCAACCTGGGGCGATCAGCGCGAGGCCATCGCGGCCCTGGAAGCCGAGAACAGCTCACTGCGCGGGCTGGTACGCCGGGCTGCCGAAGACCGAGCCCGGGCGGATGCGCTAGACGGTCTGCTCAAGGTTGCCGGCGCCGGTCGCTATCGCATCGTTCCAGCAGAGGTCATCGCCGTGGGACCAGTCCAAGAGTTCAGTTGGACTGTGACAATCGACATTGGAACTCAAGACGGCATCGAGCGCGATATGTCAGTGATCAATGCTGATGGGCTCGTTGGTCGAGTATCTGCGGTATATCGCACTACTTCAACAGTCGTGCTGATCGTTGACCCTTCGGTTTCGGTCGGCGCGCGCATTGCAGGCAGTGAAGAAGTCGGCATCCTGTCGGGCACTGGCGACCTGAATTCCCTGGAATTCCAGATGTTGAATCCGCTCGCCGACGTGAAAGCGGCTGAAGCCCTGGTGACCTTCGGGTCCAAGAACGGCAAGCCCTATGCCCCCGGTATCCCTATCGGACAGGTGATCGAAGTACGCGGCACCGCCGGACAGCTCACCCGGGTAGCGACCATTTCGCCCTTTGCTGATCTTTCTTCGCTGACCATCGTCGGTGTGGTGATACGCCCACCACGGACAGATCCGCGCGATTCGGTCCTGCCAGCGCGTCCCGATGTGACCCCCACTGTCGCGCCGACTCCGACTCCGACGCCGTCTGAATCCACGTCAACGCCGACACTGAGTCCGGCCACACCTGTCCCGTCGCCCGAGGTCTCCTGATGTGGCTGCGGCAGCTCATCATCTTGACGACCACGCTGCTCATCGCGGTGATGACTCAGAGCGCTTTTCTGAGCCGGCTCGGGCTGCCCGGCGCTACCCCTGATCTGATCCTCGTCTCCGTCGTAGCCGTTGCTCTGGCCTACGGCCCAGCGATGGGGGTGGTCTATGGCTTTGCCTCTGGGATGCTCATCGACCTCTCGCCCTCCACTTTTGGTGTCCTTGGCGTCAATGCCTTGCTGTTCATGGCAGCGGCATTTCTCGCTGGCCGAGCCATCAATCCCCGTGACCGCACTGTGCCACTGATCATCGCACTGGTGGCTGGCACCGCTGCTGGCGTCACACTCGCGCGAGCGGTGCTGGATTCGCTGCTGGGCCAGCCCACCGTGGTCTGGGCCAATGTCGCGGAGTTGATGCTCACTGGTGCTTTGTATGCGGCATTGTTGGCGCCCATTGTCGTGATGCCCCTGGGCGTGGTGGTGAAGAAATTTACTCCTGAGGTTGCGATATGACCCTGGAGGGAACCGCATGGGGCTGGAGCAAGTCACAGTTCGAAGCTCAACATTGCCTCATGAAGGGAGCACCGGGTGCGTGACCGCTCCATGCTGCGCCTCATGGTGCTCGGCGTCCTTGTGCTGTCCCTCATGCTCACCCTGTTCGCCCGTTTGATGTACCTGCAGGTCATCAGTGGTGATCTCTTTCGAAGTGCGGCCGAGAACAACTCGGTGCGCGAGATCGTCCGCCCTGCTGTGCGCGGCCTGATCCTGGATCAGGCCGGGCGCCCATTGGTGTCCAATCGCACCGCACTGGAAGTCACCGTTGATCGGGTGGCTCTTCGGCGTGCCAAGGACGACGGTGCGAGCGTGATCAACCGGTTGGCGCTGCTGCTCAATGTGCCCGCGGAGAAGATCAGCGATCGACTCCTGACCTGCGGGACGGAAGGGGCCAAGCCGCCGCCGACCTGCTGGAATGGCTCCACTTACCAGCCAGTCCCAGTCGCAGTGGGTATTGATACCCAGACTGCACTGACGATCATGGAGCGCCGAAATGACTTCCCAGGTGTGGCTGCCCGCTTGCAGGCCAATCGCATCTATCCCGCGCCCTTTGGCGTCAACGCAGCTCACATCCTGGGCTATCTCGGCCCGGTGACGGAATCACAACTGGAGAATCAAGGGGACTCTGAGTTGTACGACCGCTTGCGCCGGACTGACGTGGTAGGCCGATCGGGCTTGGAGGCCCAATATGACTCCACTCTTCGGGGAAAGCCTGAAGTCACCTCCCTCGGCATTGATACCTCGGGCAATGTCACCAAGCAACTGGACCTCAAGGACTCAGTGGCTGGTAACTATCTGGTGAGCACCATCGATGCTCGGCTGCAATCCTTGGTTGAACGGCAACTCGTTGCTGCAGTGCAGCGAGCGCAGGCGCAGGGCTATCCAGGCAAGTCGGGTGCTGCGGTGGTCATCGATGTGCAGACCGGCAACGTCCTGGCCATGGCCAGTTACCCGACCTACGACCCGTCCATTTGGATCGGTGGCGTCACAAAGAAGCAATACCAGGCACTTGAAGACTCCCAGGCGCTGTCGTCAAATGCGATTCAGGGCACTTTCGCTCCGGGCTCCACCTACAAGGTGATCAGCACCGCGGCTGCCGGCAAGGCTGGCTTCAATCTG includes these proteins:
- the mreC gene encoding rod shape-determining protein MreC, with amino-acid sequence MLQRRARVVIAILVVITLTFAILDLRGGKGPFATFRSVVGTALGGVERAGATVFSPILGIGSWWATWGDQREAIAALEAENSSLRGLVRRAAEDRARADALDGLLKVAGAGRYRIVPAEVIAVGPVQEFSWTVTIDIGTQDGIERDMSVINADGLVGRVSAVYRTTSTVVLIVDPSVSVGARIAGSEEVGILSGTGDLNSLEFQMLNPLADVKAAEALVTFGSKNGKPYAPGIPIGQVIEVRGTAGQLTRVATISPFADLSSLTIVGVVIRPPRTDPRDSVLPARPDVTPTVAPTPTPTPSESTSTPTLSPATPVPSPEVS
- the mreD gene encoding rod shape-determining protein MreD, which codes for MWLRQLIILTTTLLIAVMTQSAFLSRLGLPGATPDLILVSVVAVALAYGPAMGVVYGFASGMLIDLSPSTFGVLGVNALLFMAAAFLAGRAINPRDRTVPLIIALVAGTAAGVTLARAVLDSLLGQPTVVWANVAELMLTGALYAALLAPIVVMPLGVVVKKFTPEVAI
- the mrdA gene encoding penicillin-binding protein 2; amino-acid sequence: MRDRSMLRLMVLGVLVLSLMLTLFARLMYLQVISGDLFRSAAENNSVREIVRPAVRGLILDQAGRPLVSNRTALEVTVDRVALRRAKDDGASVINRLALLLNVPAEKISDRLLTCGTEGAKPPPTCWNGSTYQPVPVAVGIDTQTALTIMERRNDFPGVAARLQANRIYPAPFGVNAAHILGYLGPVTESQLENQGDSELYDRLRRTDVVGRSGLEAQYDSTLRGKPEVTSLGIDTSGNVTKQLDLKDSVAGNYLVSTIDARLQSLVERQLVAAVQRAQAQGYPGKSGAAVVIDVQTGNVLAMASYPTYDPSIWIGGVTKKQYQALEDSQALSSNAIQGTFAPGSTYKVISTAAAGKAGFNLRGQYDCPNQFKAGNPPQTFRNYESRGYGAISLARAIEVSCNTVFYGIADRLWKNGGGIDAARTAPDPIAAMAKSFGLGSKTGIDLPGEATGVVSSRLFKAENWDAKKDGWCQNALDGYPETRKTNPSLADFYTALDKENCADGFRWREGDALNAAIGQGDTGVTPLQMAMVYSAIANGGTVYQPRIIKGVIGPEGKVVEEFAPIVKSKVAAPKSTVSFLQSALPGVTSRGSGETPFQGFPLDQIPVASKTGSAQVTGSKVSTSWFASYAPANNPKYAVVMMVTQGGTGSKTSGPSVRNIYEGLFGVNGRSVNPANSVLVGGQPRAELPKVRSDGTPVELKGKQSGVQ